The window ATCGACTTTGAGATTGCTATACGTTCGGCTCATCGACCTTTGTGTTTAAACATGGACACGCTCATGAACCTCGTGTGAAATCTGCTGTAAAGCCAGTCAAGGTAAAATGTGATAGAAACACTCTCCGATGTTTGCTCACACTTTATTTTCGTCAAAAATGTTAGAAAAGTTGAATATATTAGGGAAATGTAAATGTGACTAATTCTTAGAGGAAATGATCCAAATAAGCTCCATGTTGGTTCTAAAGAGTAAAAGAGTAAGAGGTATTCTTAACTATTGGTAAATGAACAATTCCGATTCGTGCTCATACATGAAAGCTACCCCGAATATGTATGTTATATCATGGTACGGTTAGGATTGATACAGCTTCATCCTACAAATATGTCATTGAGATAATATTCTAAGATTTCTGAAATACTGTCGGATTCTTACCAAGTATAAAATTGACTTACCGTaccggtagaatgcgcctcggggacagatattcggactctagaATTTTGCAATACTTTTCTGGACTACtgcttgttggggttcattttgaagctctttcagcaaaaaaaaaattctcacaatcttattttttcgaaaatcgaaaattctcTAGACTTATTCCTcttagagataacacagggatggcggccatttttaatttcaaatatcggtaaatgtaaggtaatttgtttctctaagtacaaaattttgcactgtgaccccttaATTTCGTAAGAGAATAGTTCAAAGTTCCATTAAGGAAAGTCAGGCctaagtttaagtctttcactctcGGGGCGCATACTTTAATACCTTACTAGAAAAAATCCTTCCttcaaatttaatattcaaacaGCACGGGTTGTTTGGTTGAGGAAATTGGCACATAAACCAGGAATGAATATTGATTTAGGAAATCGATAACAAGTGTGAGGAATGGTGAAATTAATTTACACGACTTTTTAGTGAATAACTATACGCGTTTCTTGCGCATTGTAAACACAATACTCTTGTGCTACAATATTGAATGACACGGTATTACGATTTTAGGTCAGCATTGTTAAATGAATTTTGTTTCTTCAGGCAATTCTAGTTCATTTCATCTTTTAAAAGTAACGACATTCTGTTTAGTTTGACTTCGCATGATACCTTTGACATTCAACAACGGAAAACACTTTTATtcaatctgaaattttgtgttTGAAATATGCCTAGCTTAAATTGAAAGGCTTTGGCGCACTTTGGAAAACTGATACGTTTTCACGCCAACAAGTTAAAATGCAGTTTTGATTTTTCAGCGAGACTGATGTTATTCCTGTTTCTGGCGTCTTAGGCTATCCTATTGGTTTGAAATATACAGAATTAACCCAAAAAGTTTGAATTAACATGtgaaagttacaaaatatcCAAGAGTTTCCAGGTATTCAGAGAAATCGTGTCGTATTAGAGACAAGCAGGTTTACATTGAGGTCATTTGACCATTTGCCAGCGCCTTTCACTGACATCAACATCTGTTCCAGTGTTATTGAAACCACTTCATTGGCGAGGAACATCGGTGTTGTATTTGATGAAAACCATACATTCCAACAACATATTGGTGCCACTTGCAGTGCTATTCACTTCCTCCTTCGCAAAATTGGTCGCATCAGAAAGTACTTGTCCAGGGATTCCTGTGTCACCCTCGTCAACGCAGTTATATCTTCAAAGCTTGACTACTGCAATGCTCTACTATATGGCTTGCCCGATACACAATTACAGCCGTTACAAAGTGCCCAAATCACAGCTGCTGaaattgttacaaatacctAGAAATCGGACCACATTACCCCCATACTTATGCAACTTCACTGGCTTCTAGTACATCATCGCATTGTATAAAAAACTTTTGCTTAATGGACAAGCTCCACAATATCTCAGGAATTTATTTGCCGCTCCTTCTCTGtagcagctcctgtcctttggaactctttACCCCTGGACATAAAAACCTCTCCTAATGTAAACAGtttcaaaagacgcttaaaaacttatatcttccagagagcattttcattgtaactctaagcgccGCCGAACATTGTTGAACTTaaatttggatattttgggCGATACAAATTTTCTAGAAAGATAGATTTGACCACTTTCACCCCGTTTCCCTTTCCGGAGGTCCATTCTAGAAAAGAATGGGCGAAACCACGGTATGCCATGAATACCCAAACCATCACAACGAatgtaatgtttgattttcaagCTGTTCTGCTTGCTTCTATGTGTGAACACAGAGTAAcacagagtcgcaacgcttgcatgccgtttgttccatggtcgtctcggtagactattggcttttcatattaaaatgagctccaaaggtgtttagctttggaggctttgtttgtggttgataattacacgagattatgcgaaaaatacgacgagatggcatcgtacgccaatcgcgtagcaaccatagttactttgtgagctctcaggccagaaacactgcttcacgctaatcaaaacataacacgccagcagtttcataaacatgtccttccttgacgcacgtgtaaaagagggtatgactgaccgtaaaccattgagtaaaaccagacagtatcgatagaagattttcaaatttggttcaaacacactcattatatattcataaaaatatgagaggaatttttaaaacggtaaaactcactttcctgaagctcaaaacactcccgttttcgccagcacgtcaattctgctcagcaccacacgacaacaacaacacaaactttgccgaacatactttcgcttaacaattggcgaaaatccgaaaattaccgaaggattcatggtcggcactcttcggaaaagagaggcgaggcgaacatggatgggttacgtaaccgcttcacgccttaaacaatacccgttgccactctgtctatgtttctctatggTGGGAACGAACGACCTGTTCCCCAATATGCTGGAAAACAGAAAAGTCTGTAAAACACCCGAACCCGCACCCTACCTATTAAGATTACTTTTTGTGAGGTTCCATCACGAAATGCGTTAACTGGAGATAATATAAAGATGTAAAAGTAACAATTAAGTAAAAATTAGAAATGCACTTTGATAGTCACTCCTTACCGGCTTTGCATTCATCGTAAAAGGGGAATTCTGACGATTCAATGTTCTTATTACGTTTTGTCTTTAACCGATTACTGTGACAATACGTTGAAATAGTTGGGGGCATTAGTAAGAAGTAGGGGTATTACCGATACATGAGTTTTTAACTCCGGAAACATTTCTTTAGTTTCCTAAAATGACACTTATTGCCTGGTGAAAACTCGGGGTGCTGGGGGCGGGCAAAGTCAACGGGAAACCCCGACAACATGGCCAGGTTTACTGGGCGTTGATAGATGCTACAGTGTGAGTCGAGGAGATATATGTTATTATATACTTTTGGAACCATGTATCACATGTTACAAACCGATGAAAAGAATCTTTTCAATGTTCAACACTGCTAGGCTTTCTCAATGAAAAgctcaatgtacacagcattgATCGAAATTGTTATTTTCTGGCGCACCCCCTTTTTCAGGCAACGATCAAGACTTTCAAGGCCGAAGCATTCATGATGTGTCCTCCCGAGGAGTGTCAGTTTTTCACCTTGCTTTTGAAGATGTTGAATGCCAGGAAAGTAATCGAGATCGGTAAGGTACATCACGTGACATCTGCATGTCGATTGTGCTATGCTGACGTACATGCACGTTCTGTTCTTTCGTGGTACATGCAATTGTAGATTGTGTTAACAAAACCGACAATACTGTGACGATTACATGTGCTTAAAATTTGATTGAATGGAATTGCAATGTTGTTCATACGATATTGGCCTGTGAACTTCGATACCAGTGTATCAGATACACATGTGAAATGAAAACGTTGGAAGCTATGGCGAGTTAAATATCATCTCGGACCTCCATCAACCGAGTTGAACCGCGCCGTGTCTCATAAGAGAGCGCAACGTGTCCCCTTCCGACCCTGAACTTTACCCCTCATTTTAAAAATCATTATGACTTTctcaaatttgctttttttttatGGGTCTCATCCCACTGcaataaaagtaaaacaaacaGTTTCCAACCGATCTAGCTTAGTTCCTGAAGTCCTTAAGGCACGTACATTAAAACACGCTTACTTTtttggggggtgggggtgggggggagTCGCCATTCTCCTCTTGTGGTGTTAGCATTGTAATGAAACATGATCGACGTGACCAACGTTATAGATCCGTGTCATTGCGCCTGATAAAATTTCGTGCTTAATTCATTTGTGTTGTGAGCTTTCATTGTAAATCGCTGCGAAATTACCATGGCACCTTATTTTCCAGATCAAGTGACACGACTCCAAACACAGTCAGAGTCAAGCGTCCAAAGAGTCTGACATAGAGTTTAGACATAGAAAACGGATATTTTCACTATGTAATTTTCTAATTTGGTGTGCCAAATATACCCCTATCGCCTTTAATTGATTATTATACAAGGTATGACTCATTTAATGGACCAAGTCGTTTATTCGATTTATAATTTTAGGTACATTTACCGGCTACAATGCTCTGAGTATGGCATTGACCATACCAAGCGACGGAAAAGTTGTTGCATGTGATATCGAACGAAGGTTTGCTGACTTTGGGAGAAACTATTGGAAGAAGCTTGGTGTCGATGGCATGATTGACCTTCGAATACAGCCGGCACTGAACACCCTAGGTAGGTCCAATCCTAGTTACTCTTTGGCTGAATAAGTTTGATCTCTTGGCATTTTAAACGGACCTACCGCGGTTACTTGTTGCCTGCACTGCAGCCCTGCGCCTACGCAGCCTGTAGACTTGTGTATGTACACGTCAACCAACGTAATGCTTTGACATGTATTTCTACACACATCTATGGGCCGCGTAGGTTCAGAGCGAAAGTGCAAGCAACAAGTAACCGCGGTATAGGTCCGTTTAAAATGTCAAGAATCGGATTTAGTATACAATTAGACCCCTATTTCTAAATCATTCAATATAAATGAAACGATCTACAAATTATCGGGTGGTCGACACAGGCACACATTGCGTGCAATAACACAATGCAAGACACCATGTGGCCTGGTGAAGAAAATGCTCATGATTGTATAGTTCAATGAATATGTTTGAAGAACAAACTAGTCAAAAGGATGCAATTGAAAATAATACACACGTCTCTCTTCTAGATGATCTACTACGGGCAGGGGAGGCTGGAACATTCGATTTCATTTTCGTCGACGCTGACAAGGAAGTTATGGTGGAATATTACGAAAAGTCTTTACAGTTGCTCAGAAAAGGTGGCATAGTAGCCTTGGACAATGTAAGAATATTATTTTTGGAAATATGTTtgtctgatttttgaatttgaacttttcatCGCTTGTACAAGCATCAATCAATCCAACGGCAAACCATATCATCGAATCATCTGCACCTACCGACCTAGCTCTGCGTGGCGACTACAGGCCTCCCGGAGGCCTATAGTCGGTCACACGCAGCCCTGcatgccacgcagagctactgACCAACCTGTCTATCCATTTCCATTTGTGTCTACCGCCGCCTTTCAATCCATCAATTCATCATCCACCCACCCATACATCCCATCTCCCTTTTTCAACTGTTCTTGTCTGTCTGTTATATCGGAttccttctgtctgtctgtctgtctgtctgtctgtctgtctctctgtctgtctgtctctctctctctctctctctctctctctctctctctctctctctctctctctcttctctctctctctctctctctctctctctctctctctcagtactTACTGATGAGCATTCATAACCGCGAGTTTATACTGGTGTCATAATGAAAGGGCCATATGTTCACGTCGTAATAATGTAAAATTCCTTCTGCACAGGTGATGTGGTATGGGACCGTTTATGATCCAACCAACGACACTGCCTTCACCAGAGGGACGAGGGCTGTCAATGAAGTTGTTAAGAAAGACAGCAGAGTGGATATTTCCATGTTGTTGATCGCAGATGGCGTCACGTTGGCACGGAAGAAAtaaacagatattattactgcGTTTACTTGgcctaaaattttacaataatatgATATTGAGCGAGGCTCATTTCCTTTACCAAACTTAAAAGGTGACGGGCGCCCCTACCAGAACTTCAAAACGTTCGTTTAGTCAAACTTAACTTTTCTCAGGAAAATGTTCAACTATAACCTTTTCACCTTCTTGTTTTCGTAAAAATCGTGATGATCAATGAAAACCAGTGGTCCCGcataaattttgaattcattCATACAAAGTTACCTCAAGGCAAGTTTCATCGATATGGGGGTCCGGAAACTCCGATTTTCACTGAAACAAGACACGGCTTCAAGGTGAGTCCATAAAGGCGTGGCAGACCAGACAAATGTTGTAAAAACTTGAGTGTCTGAAAAGGTTACatggaggcgcattctacctttaatatTGAAGATGTAAAACACATGTGAATGGTGAAGTACGTTTTCATCATGATAAAGCTGCAAAACCCATCAATCAACAGAATACGGTATTAAGAGAAATGTAATTTAGAAGTTGAAAAAGGCcgtaaaaacaaatttattttaatattagcCAGTGTAAATCGTGAGATATTCGTGAGATAGATAATGAATATAATGTCTAAAACTGTGAATGttattattttaaatgtttcagtacATTTTCACGTTTCCTAAAATGACACATATAGTTCTTTTCTGAACTCGATTAACCTCTTAGGCAATAGACAGGACATGTTGACAATACTTGTCAATGCTATTATTACGCTTATTTAGACCTAAGAGCAgttttctcatcaattttacgtTTTATTAAACCCTCAATGTGTAAACTAGAGGGAAAACCTGGATTCTAGAATATCGTAAATGCTTTGAAAGTAGtgaaattaaaaagaattttGGTAATACCTATAAATAGAATACTGAATAAAGATCAATTTGATAAAACGTGGTTACCGAATCCCGACATTTTCTTACAAAGAAAATCACGTCTCTGGTGTCGTTGTGATAAGAACACAGCTGCTGAAGACTTCCCTAGTTGTTGGTAAAAGTGGGGCGATGGTACTCATGGACCATAAgtctgcgttcacaaaaacaaaaaaaaggtttgagggggggggggctggaggaattcaggggggattcgaaaattttgggggtagtagagggagGTCTTgcaattttgctctacctgtaggggggacttgaaaatttttggttcctttttatgtttacatttcccaaagtttttgtaggtaattcaaagaaaaatgaataccatttttatgtcatcgaattgatgtaatgttagtaataatttaccAAAATCTAGaaacattttgttacatttcatgaCTATAGTATCTCGAAattaaaaatctaaacatgtgtgatttgtcgtaaaaaccAAACGAGCCTATAGTAaaagggcagaagctgcaaatgttgatgatttttgcattagggagccttcagtaattacaggggggtgggccgggggaattggggagggtcactttttagaaaacagttcaaggggggggggtcattttttataaacctatcttgggaggagggtcacttttgacagaagctgatattatggccaaaactttgattgtctgtgtgatatttcctgaataagaaatcaccaacaaaatacgtacacacttatagaccaccatgcatagtgaattgacattttggtgaaattccaaaatcaaatttcttacacaaccatagacttgtaaccactctagtctaatcaagaacaattatctaaataatcaagcatacataaatgcacagactTATCTAATTTTTATCTAAATAATCAAGTATACTAAATGCatagatttatctaattttgtactgacaaaaaatattcatagtttcatcatagaccccaatgcatagt of the Ptychodera flava strain L36383 chromosome 20, AS_Pfla_20210202, whole genome shotgun sequence genome contains:
- the LOC139120080 gene encoding O-methyltransferase MdmC-like isoform X2; translation: MMSLLSSLLTCDLTSFACAVCTGAAVAALGYKFTTRKGQDEPWITSNKQKSFMCENDPETKYLIEHSLREHPILADLRKATIKTFKAEAFMMCPPEECQFFTLLLKMLNARKVIEIGTFTGYNALSMALTIPSDGKVVACDIERRFADFGRNYWKKLGVDGMIDLRIQPALNTLDDLLRAGEAGTFDFIFVDADKEVMVEYYEKSLQLLRKGGIVALDNVMWYGTVYDPTNDTAFTRGTRAVNEVVKKDSRVDISMLLIADGVTLARKK
- the LOC139120080 gene encoding O-methyltransferase MdmC-like isoform X1 — its product is MMSLLSSLLTCDLTSFACAVCTGAAVAALGMFAGYKFTTRKGQDEPWITSNKQKSFMCENDPETKYLIEHSLREHPILADLRKATIKTFKAEAFMMCPPEECQFFTLLLKMLNARKVIEIGTFTGYNALSMALTIPSDGKVVACDIERRFADFGRNYWKKLGVDGMIDLRIQPALNTLDDLLRAGEAGTFDFIFVDADKEVMVEYYEKSLQLLRKGGIVALDNVMWYGTVYDPTNDTAFTRGTRAVNEVVKKDSRVDISMLLIADGVTLARKK